In Prunus dulcis chromosome 1, ALMONDv2, whole genome shotgun sequence, the following are encoded in one genomic region:
- the LOC117619586 gene encoding probable leucine-rich repeat receptor-like protein kinase At1g35710, translating to MPDCARDCRMADNLFSRVTICAVKALSTNNLSGLIPPNIGNLINLNTLYLHSNQLSGLIPKEIGNLKSLVDLQLSDNNLSGLIPPNIGNLIKLNTLYLYSNQISSLIPKEIGNLKSLVDLQLSDNNLSGLIPPNIGNLINLNTLYLAVNQLSGLFPKEIGNLKSLVDLDLSYNNLSGLIPPNIGNLINLNTLHLAVNQLSGLIPKEIGNLKSLVYLQLSTNNLSGLIPPNIGNLINLNTLYLHSNQLSGLIPKEIGNLKSLVDLQLSDNNLSGLIPPNIGNLIKLNTLYLYSNQISSLIPKEIGNLKSLVDLQLSDNNLSGLIPPNIGNLINLNTLYLAENQLSGLIPKEIGNLKSLVELGLDRNQLNGSIPTSFANLSNLQTLFLRDNQLSGSIPQELENLKNLTKLHLDINQLSGYLPPNICQGGKLTNLSVYKNYLTGPIPKSLKNCTRLVRVHLDQNQLTGNISEDFGVYPNLDFMNISHNNLYGEISHNWGQCPKLKTLIMAGNNLTGSIPPEIGNATQIHVLDLSSNHLVGLIPKEFGRLASLERLMLNGNQLSGRIPSEFGSLNDLEYLDLSTNKFNESIPSILGDLLKLHYLNLSNNKLAQAIPFKLGKLGQLNYMDLSHNSLEGKIPSEMGSMQSLVTLDLSHNNLSGSIPSSFEEMRGLLYVDISYNHLEGPLPNISAFRKALLERLKGNKGLCGKVGALLPPCNAHGSKKDHKVVFSILAVFVLLSALFIIVFVIVQRKKKHQDTKQNHMQGEISFSVLNFDGKLMYEEIIRATEDFDSTYCIGKGGHGSVYRVNLSSGDVVAVKKLHLLWDGEIEFQKEFLNEVRALSEIRHRNIVKLYGFCAHKRHSFLVYEYLERCSLAAILSKEEEAKELGWSKRVNIVKGLAHALSYMHHDCLPPIVHRDISSKNILLDSEYEACVSDFGTAKFLNPDSTNWTGAAGTYGYMAPAKLAYTMEVNENCDVYSFGVVTLEIIMGKHPGDLFSSLLSISSSSSSSSSSSSSSALAAHQIPIVDVLDQRISPPTHQVANEVVSLVKIAFSCLNSSPKSRPTMKQVSHFLSTQMLHLSKSVHMMTCGKLLALDPLAT from the exons ATGCCGGattgtgcgagggactgcagaatggcCGACAACTTGTTCTCAAGAGTGACCAtatgtgctgtcaaagca TTGTCCACCAACAATTTAAGTGGTCTCATCCCTCCAAATATTGGTAACTTAATAAACCTAAACACTTTGTACTTGCATTCCAATCAACTTTCTGGTTTGATTCCCAAGGAGATAGGGAACTTGAAATCTCTTGTAGATCTACAGTTGTCTGACAACAATTTAAGTGGTCTCATCCCTCCAAATATTGGTAACTTAATAAAGCTAAACACTTTGTACTTGTATTCCAATCAAATTTCTAGTTTGATTCCCAAGGAGATAGGGAACTTGAAATCTCTTGTAGATCTACAGTTGTCCGACAACAATTTAAGTGGTCTCATCCCTCCAAATATTGGTAACTTAATAAACCTAAACACTTTGTACTTGGCTGTAAATCAACTTTCTGGTTTGTTTCCCAAGGAGATAGGGAACTTGAAATCTCTTGTAGATCTAGATTTGTCTTACAACAATTTAAGTGGTCTCATCCCTCCAAACATTGGTAACTTAATAAACCTAAACACTTTGCACTTGGCTGTAAATCAACTTTCTGGTTTGATTCCCAAGGAGATAGGGAACTTGAAATCTCTTGTATATCTACAGTTGTCCACCAACAATTTAAGTGGTCTCATCCCTCCAAATATTGGTAACTTAATAAACCTAAACACTTTGTACTTGCATTCCAATCAACTTTCTGGTTTGATTCCCAAGGAGATAGGGAACTTGAAATCTCTTGTAGATCTACAGTTGTCTGACAACAATTTAAGTGGTCTCATCCCTCCAAATATTGGTAACTTAATAAAGCTAAACACTTTGTACTTGTATTCCAATCAAATTTCTAGTTTGATTCCCAAGGAGATAGGGAACTTGAAATCTCTTGTAGATCTACAGTTGTCCGACAACAATTTAAGTGGTCTCATCCCTCCAAATATTGGTAACTTAATAAACCTAAACACTTTGTACTTggctgaaaatcaactttcTGGTTTGATTCCCAAGGAAATAGGGAACTTGAAATCTCTTGTGGAGTTAGGATTGGACAGAAATCAACTCAATGGTTCAATTCCAACCTCATTTGCTAACTTGAGCAACTTGCAGACCTTATTCCTACGCGATAACCAACTTTCCGGCTCCATTCCCCAAGAGTTAGAGAATCTCAAGAATTTGACTAAATTGCATTTGGATATAAACCAATTGTCTGGTTATTTGCCCCCAAATATTTGCCAAGGTGGAAAACTCACAAACTTGTCAGTATACAAAAACTATTTGACTGGTCCAATCCCCAAAAGCTTGAAAAATTGCACAAGATTAGTGAGAGTCCATCTTGACCAAAACCAATTGACAGGCAATATATCTGAAGACTTTGGTGTTTATCCGAATCTTGATTTTATGAATATAAGCCACAACAACTTGTATGGAGAAATCTCACACAACTGGGGACAATGCCCAAAGTTGAAGACCTTAATAATGGCAGGAAACAACCTTACTGGTAGCATACCACCTGAGATAGGCAACGCAACCCAAATTCATGTGTTGGACCTTTCTTCAAATCATTTAGTTGGGTTGATCCCAAAAGAATTCGGGAGACTGGCTTCTTTGGAGAGGTTGATGTTGAATGGAAATCAACTTTCGGGTCGTATACCGTCTGAATTCGGATCATTGAATGATCTTGAATATCTTGACTTGTcaacaaacaaattcaatGAGTCAATTCCAAGCATTCTAGGTGACTTGCTCAAATTGCACTACTTGAATTTGAGCAACAACAAGTTGGCTCAAGCAATTCCATTTAAGTTGGGGAAGTTAGGTCAATTGAATTACATGGATTTAAGTCATAACTCTCTTGAAGGTAAGATACCATCAGAAATGGGCAGTATGCAGAGTTTGGTGACACTTGATCTTTCCCATAACAATCTTTCGGGTTCCATACCATCAAGTTTCGAAGAGATGCGCGGCTTGTTGTACGTTGACATATCCTACAATCACTTGGAAGGTCCTCTTCCCAACATTAGTGCATTTCGAAAAGCTCTGCTAGAAAGATTGAAAGGGAACAAAGGATTGTGTGGCAAAGTTGGAGCTCTGCTGCCACCCTGCAATGCACATGGCTCAAAAAAGGACCACAAGGTTGTATTCTCTATTCTAGCAGTATTTGTACTTCTATCTGCTCTCTTTATAATTGTCTTTGTAATAGtgcaaagaaagaagaagcatCAAGATACTAAACAAAACCACATGCAAGGAGAAATTTCCTTTTcggttttaaattttgatggaaaatTAATGTATGAGGAAATCATAAGGGCAACAGAAGATTTTGATTCCACATATTGCATTGGGAAAGGAGGACATGGAAGCGTCTACAGAGTGAATTTGTCATCTGGAGACGTAGTGGCCGTGAAGAAACTCCATCTGCTATGGGATGGCGAGATAGAATTTCAGAAGGAGTTCTTGAATGAAGTAAGGGCACTTAGTGAGATAAGACATCGGAATATTGTGAAGCTCTATGGTTTCTGTGCACATAAACGACACTCATTTTTGGTGTATGAGTATCTTGAAAGATGTAGCTTGGCCGCAATATTGAGCAAAGAGGAAGAAGCTAAAGAGTTGGGGTGGAGTAAAAGGGTGAATATTGTTAAAGGCTTAGCTCATGCCTTGTCTTACATGCACCACGATTGCTTGCCACCCATTGTACATCGTGACATCTCAAGCAAGAATATTTTGTTGGATTCTGAATATGAGGCCTGTGTTTCAGACTTTGGCACTGCTAAGTTTTTAAATCCAGACTCAACTAATTGGACTGGGGCTGCAGGCACATATGGCTACATGGCACCAG CAAAGCTTGCTTACACAATGGAAGTGAATGAGAACTGCGatgtttatagctttggtGTGGTCACATTGGAAATAATTATGGGAAAGCATCCTGGAGATCTTTTCTCGTCTTTGTTATCAATCTcttcatcctcctcctcctcatcatcatcctcatcatcatctgcATTAGCAGCCCATCAAATACCAATTGTGGATGTTTTGGACCAACGCATTTCCCCTCCTACGCATCAAGTTGCAAATGAAGTGGTCTCTCTTGTGAAGATAGCATTTTCATGCTTGAATTCCAGCCCGAAATCTCGTCCAACAATGAAACAAGTTTCTCATTTCCTCTCAACTCAGATGCTGCATTTGTCGAAGTCGGTACATATGATGACATGTGGCAAATTGCTTGCTCTTGATCCTTTGGCTACCTGA
- the LOC117627858 gene encoding 60S ribosomal protein L30-like produces MVVPKKTKKTHESINTRLALVMKSGKYTLGYKTVIDSLRNSKGKLIIISNNCPPLRKSEIEYYAMLAKVGVHHYNGNNVDLGTACGKYFRVSCLSIIDAGDSDIIKTLPGGQ; encoded by the exons ATGGTGGTGccgaagaagacgaagaagaccCATGAGAGCATCAACACCAGGCTCGCTCTGGTGATGAAGAGTGGCAAGTACACTCTGGGGTACAAGACAGTCATCGACTCTCTTCGTAACTCCAAAG GGAAGTTGATTATAATTTCTAACAACTGCCCTCCTCTGCGAAAGTCTGAAATCGAATACTACGCTATGCTCGCCAAGGTTGGAGTTCACCACTACAATGGAA aCAATGTTGATCTCGGTACAGCATGTGGAAAGTATTTCCGAGTTTCATGCCTTAGCATCATTGATGCAG GTGATTCGGATATTATCAAGACGCTGCCAGGTGGTCAGTGA
- the LOC117619559 gene encoding probable leucine-rich repeat receptor-like protein kinase At1g35710, protein MTSFTSAKLCFLPYCLVIFLFVSSPNWVAFPSATSTSHTEAEALLKWKASFFPNQALNNLTWYDLPTHNINATNSSSTNPKPRTSPCTWTGVSCNAVGSVSKLNLSTCGIQGTLHEFSFLSFPNLEYLDLSLNRLFDAIPPQISNLSKLHYLHLSQNQFSGRIPPEIGLLRNLKFLHLSWNNLLGEIPKEIGNLKSLVYLALSYNNLSGVIPPNIGNLINLNNLYMGKNQLSGLIPKEIGNLKSLVDLGLYYNSLSGLIPPNIGNLINLKTLYLYSNQLSGLIPKEIGNLKSLVDLELSYNNLSGVIPPNIGNLINLNTLYLHHNQLSGLIPREIGNLKSLVDLELCSNNLSGLIPPNIGNLINLNTLYLYSNQLSGLIPKEIGNLKSLANLGLSNNSLSGLIPPNIGNLIKLNTLYLNDNQLSGLIPKEIGNLKSLVQLDLSFNQLNGSIPASFSNLSNLEILFLRDYQLSGSIPQELENLKNLILLKLDTNQLSGYLPRNICQGGKLTNLSLHTNYFTGPIPKSLKNCKALSRVRIEKNQLTSNISEDFGVYPNLDFMDMSHNNLYGEISHNWGQCPNLETLRMAGNNLIGSIPPEIGNATKIHMLDLSSNHLVGLIPREFRKLSSLVELMLNGNKLSGCIPSEFGSLNDLEYLDLSTNKFNESIPSILGDLLKLHYLNLSNNKLAQAIPFKLGKLGQLNYMDLSHNSLEGKIPSEMGSMQSLVTLDLSHNNLSGSIPSSFEEMRGLLYVDISYNHLEGPLPNISAFRKALLERLKGNKGLCGKVGALLPPCNAHGSKKDHKVVFSILAVFVLLSALFIIVFVIVQRKKKHQDTKQNHMQGEISFSVLNFDGKLMYEEIIRATEDFDSTYCIGKGGHGSVYKVNLSSGDVVAVKKLHLPWDSEIEFHKEFLNEVRALTQIRHRNIVKLYGFCAHKRHSFLVYEYLERGSLAAMLSKDAEAKELGWSKRVNIVKGLAYALSYMHHDCLPSIVHRDISSKNILLDSEYEACVSDFGTAKFLNPDSTNWTAAVGTHGYMAPELAYTMEVNENCDVYSFGVVTLEIIMGKHPGDLFSSLLSISSSSSSSSSSSSSSALAAHQIPIVDVLDQRISPPTHQVANEVVSLVKIAFSCLNSSPKSRPTMKQVSHFLSTQMLHLSKSVHMMTCGELLALDPLAT, encoded by the exons ATGACATCTTTCACTTCCGCTAAACTTTGCTTCCTCCCTTATTGCCTTGTCATCTTCTTGTTTGTTTCATCACCAAATTGGGTTGCTTTTCCTTCTGCTACTTCTACTTCTCATACTGAGGCAGAGGCTCTTCTCAAATGGAAAGCCAgcttctttccaaatcaagccCTCAATAACCTCACCTGGTACGACCTTCCCACTCATAATATTAATGCCACCAATTCTTCCAGCACCAATCCAAAACCAAGAACAAGCCCATGCACTTGGACTGGTGTTTCATGCAACGCAGTTGGAAGTGTCAGCAAGCTAAACCTTTCCACTTGTGGTATTCAAGGTACGCTACATGAGTTTTCATTCTTGTCCTTCCCTAATCTTGAATATCTTGACCTCAGCTTGAACAGACTCTTTGATGCCATCCCACCTCAAATTAGTAACCTCTCCAAACTCCACTATCTTCATCTCTCCCAGAATCAGTTCTCTGGGAGAATTCCACCAGAAATTGGTCTCTTAAGAAATCTTAagtttcttcatctctctTGGAATAACTTGTTGGGGGAAATTCCTAAAGAGATAGGCAACCTGAAATCTCTTGTATATCTAGCATTGTCCTACAACAATTTAAGTGGTGTCATCCCTCCAAATATTGGTAACTTAATAAACCTAAATAATTTGTACATGGGTAAAAATCAACTTTCTGGTTTGATTCCCAAGGAGATAGGGAACTTGAAATCTCTTGTAGATCTAGGCTTGTACTACAACAGTTTAAGTGGTCTCATCCCTCCAAATATTGGTAACTTAATAAACCTAAAAACTTTGTACTTGTATTCCAATCAACTTTCTGGTTTGATTCCCAAGGAGATAGGGAACTTGAAATCTCTTGTAGATCTAGAGTTGTCCTATAACAATTTAAGTGGTGTCATCCCTCCAAATATTGGTAACTTAATAAACCTAAACACTTTGTACTTGCATCACAATCAACTTTCTGGTTTGATTCCCAGGGAGATAGGGAACTTGAAATCTCTTGTAGATCTAGAGTTGTGCTCCAACAATTTAAGTGGTCTCATCCCTCCAAATATTGGTAACTTAATAAACCTAAACACTTTGTACTTGTATTCCAATCAACTTTCTGGTTTGATTCCCAAGGAGATAGGAAACTTGAAATCTCTTGCAAATCTAGGCTTGTCCAACAACAGTTTAAGTGGTCTCATCCCTCCAAATATTGGTAACTTAATAAAGCTAAACACTTTGTACTTGAATGACAATCAACTTTCTGGTTTGATTCCCAAAGAGATAGGGAACTTGAAATCTCTTGTACAACTAGATTTGAGCTTTAATCAACTCAACGGTTCAATTCCAGCCTCATTTTCTAACTTGAGCAACTTGGAGATCTTATTCCTACGTGATTACCAACTTTCTGGCTCCATTCCCCAAGAGTTAGAGAATCTCAAGAATTTGATTCTCCTGAAGTTGGATACAAACCAATTGTCTGGTTATTTGCCTCGAAATATCTGCCAAGGTGGAAAACTCACAAACTTGTCATTACACACAAACTATTTTACTGGTCCAATCCCCAAAAGCTTGAAAAATTGCAAGGCCTTATCCAGAGTTCGTATTGAGAAAAACCAATTGACAAGCAATATATCTGAAGACTTCGGTGTTTATCCGAATCTTGATTTTATGGATATGAGCCACAACAACTTGTATGGAGAAATCTCTCACAACTGGGGACAATGCCCAAATTTGGAAACCCTGCGAATGGCAGGAAACAACCTTATTGGTAGCATCCCACCTGAGATAGGCAACGCAACCAAAATTCATATGCTGGACCTTTCTTCAAATCATTTAGTTGGGTTGATCCCAAGAGAATTCAGGAAGTTGTCTTCGTTGGTGGAGTTGATGTTGAATGGAAATAAACTTTCAGGTTGTATACCGTCAGAATTCGGATCATTGAATGATCTTGAATATCTTGACTTGTcaacaaacaaattcaatGAGTCAATTCCAAGCATTCTAGGTGACTTGCTCAAATTGCACTACTTGAATTTGAGCAACAACAAGTTGGCTCAAGCAATTCCATTTAAGTTGGGGAAGTTAGGTCAATTGAATTACATGGATTTAAGTCATAACTCTCTTGAAGGTAAGATACCATCAGAAATGGGCAGTATGCAGAGTTTGGTGACACTTGATCTTTCCCATAACAATCTTTCGGGTTCCATACCATCAAGTTTCGAAGAGATGCGCGGCTTGTTGTACGTTGACATATCCTACAATCACTTGGAAGGTCCTCTTCCCAACATTAGTGCATTTCGAAAAGCTCTGCTAGAAAGATTGAAAGGGAACAAAGGATTGTGTGGCAAAGTTGGAGCTCTGCTGCCACCCTGCAATGCACATGGCTCAAAAAAGGACCACAAGGTTGTATTCTCTATTCTAGCAGTATTTGTACTTCTATCTGCTCTCTTTATAATTGTCTTTGTAATAGtgcaaagaaagaagaagcatCAAGATACTAAACAAAACCACATGCAAGGAGAAATTTCCTTTTcggttttaaattttgatggaaaatTAATGTATGAGGAAATCATAAGGGCAACAGAAGATTTTGATTCCACATATTGCATTGGGAAAGGAGGACATGGAAGTGTCTACAAAGTGAATTTGTCATCTGGAGATGTAGTGGCTGTGAAGAAACTCCATCTGCCATGGGATAGTGAGATAGAATTTCATAAGGAGTTCTTGAATGAAGTAAGGGCACTCACTCAGATAAGACATCGGAATATTGTGAAGCTCTATGGTTTCTGCGCACATAAACGACACTCGTTTTTGGTGTATGAGTATCTTGAAAGAGGTAGCTTGGCCGCAATGTTGAGCAAAGATGCAGAAGCTAAAGAGTTGGGGTGGAGTAAAAGGGTGAATATTGTTAAAGGCTTAGCTTATGCCTTGTCTTACATGCATCATGATTGCTTGCCATCGATTGTACATCGTGACATCTCAAGCAAGAACATTTTGTTAGATTCTGAATATGAGGCCTGTGTTTCAGACTTTGGCACAGCTAAGTTTTTAAATCCAGACTCAACTAATTGGACTGCGGCTGTAGGCACACATGGCTATATGGCACCAG AGCTTGCTTACACAATGGAAGTGAATGAGAACTGCGatgtttatagctttggtGTGGTCACATTGGAAATAATTATGGGAAAGCATCCTGGAGATCTTTTCTCGTCTTTGTTATCAATCTcttcatcctcctcctcctcatcatcatcctcatcatcatctgcATTAGCAGCCCATCAAATACCAATTGTGGATGTTTTGGACCAACGCATTTCCCCTCCTACGCATCAAGTTGCAAATGAAGTGGTCTCTCTTGTGAAGATAGCATTTTCATGCTTGAATTCCAGCCCGAAATCTCGTCCAACAATGAAACAAGTTTCTCATTTCCTCTCAACTCAGATGCTGCATTTGTCGAAGTCGGTACATATGATGACATGTGGTGAATTGCTTGCTCTTGATCCTTTGGCTACCTGA
- the LOC117615015 gene encoding putative uncharacterized protein DDB_G0287265, whose amino-acid sequence MQLYNSMHLPSEPHPCQAQAPLEFGLKALNLDPQKNTPHKNCSMMLSDLLSPTSSSLLSGDYIGMESSVDVQKDCEEDQVVPNDDEEEEEEGQSGNFRQRLMGRREQKWAMRNKEFPPPIPLLARTENLPSHMPWVLKRHYTSDGRLILTEEKVRHHEYFRAHRSNGRLTLQLVPLDDEVLISPVACDEGNKDGNGNGNDNEYDDQDPQCDDHDDHGDEEYDEGNKDGNENEYDDQDPQCDDHGDHDDDEYDEDIDGDDNDGYVDDDDHVVEDQSISGNIGGSAAGKCFNFNSVGTGSPCIFGVPVPAIRQVHS is encoded by the coding sequence ATGCAGCTATATAACTCTATGCATCTCCCCAGTGAGCCTCACCCATGCCAAGCTCAAGCCCCTCTAGAATTTGGTCTCAAGGCCTTAAATCTtgacccccaaaaaaacacCCCTCACAAAAACTGCTCCATGATGCTGTCTGATCTTCTCTCTCCAACTTCTTCATCTCTCTTGTCTGGAGACTATATTGGAATGGAGAGCTCTGTGGACGTGCAGAAAGACTGTGAGGAGGACCAGGTGGTGCCAaatgatgatgaggaggaggaggaggagggtcAAAGTGGTAATTTCAGGCAGAGGCTGATGGGTAGGAGGGAGCAAAAATGGGCAATGAGGAACAAGGAGTTTCCTCCTCCTATACCTTTGTTGGCTCGCACTGAGAACTTGCCTTCTCATATGCCTTGGGTGTTGAAAAGGCATTATACAAGTGATGGGAGGTTGATTTTGACTGAGGAGAAGGTTAGGCACCATGAGTACTTCAGGGCTCATAGGTCTAATGGCAGGCTCACTTTGCAGCTTGTGCCTTTGGATGATGAAGTTTTGATTTCCCCAGTTGCTTGTGATGAGGGAAATAAAGATGGGAATGGGAATGGGAATGATAATGAGTATGATGATCAGGACCCACAATGTGATGATCATGATGATCATGGTGATGAAGAATATGATGAGGGAAATAAAGATGGGAATGAGAATGAGTATGATGATCAGGACCCACAATGTGATGATCATGGCgatcatgatgatgatgaatatGATGAGGATATTGATGGTGATGATAATGATGgttatgttgatgatgatgatcatgtGGTTGAAGATCAATCAATAAGTGGGAATATTGGCGGATCAGCAGCAGGGAAGTGCTTCAATTTCAACAGTGTGGGAACAGGATCACCTTGCATCTTTGGAGTGCCAGTGCCGGCCATCAGGCAGGTTCACAGTTAA